One stretch of Armigeres subalbatus isolate Guangzhou_Male chromosome 2, GZ_Asu_2, whole genome shotgun sequence DNA includes these proteins:
- the LOC134212488 gene encoding BRCA2-interacting transcriptional repressor EMSY produces MWPMKLDMTRDECRGVLRRLELESYSSVMSTFRAQGGLCKEKARILDDLRKLLHISQDRHKAEARRVANDERLTTVAEIISGPNTIQDWCREGRRTFPILPRTTPYTALTYIANTVCEQITRENAKLPHPFETSKNRLEKEQEEERQKKLEQQKIQEQNASSVAPPSHKMEEEPQLDTTEPMKQISPPPVLVTQDPFVEAANKSYINNDLKRSYPVEPSSTPSLSHTVDDDTPLKKKLQLYQELQKQEPSFHPPPIVTFHTQPYSPMQHQQQQPLHFALPQHLLSPNKNLPTPSTFGPVAINNNNNNTLANKPTKANNKNTDRQRKTSGTSKRNQNKTKAPYQSKQSAKAAKNMAQQQQLQQPVPIQSKMPLAGGTGSKGNNVGSPHLIHSYASPLIPYEIPQLHGGPELPQEPLQLQKHLTSNIVYQTQSSAQQQAMYGVIPGIPIKSQHSSSGAYNVQQPQGQPSNNLPPNVVFGQQQILPSSKKDIQYNLTKLNPTNTIPMKNNINIPLKPGSPSIISGKGHPLLNYHKKSPSKNILIPTSSAAATLASLGIPKTIQRKDSISKSRESDCIINPADIPNPKIIFSTSAPTSHHDSSSHIPPGNQITILDQITLHPPNTIIQASTSGGVTIIPPSSQHATVTPITSNPPALITNTMALNMPIAKPVPTPVTPVANKVVTLKGPNLAGFTPVKSGSKLSVHKLQLMPIAAPGSKNNVIVLPAKAGGGGTLNPGQKITIPKSVVETNALTTGANILSPPKVIVQQQPDINNIVVLDIGADQKLKTVLPQKPVPAGKSVITEDTPVDIVSTPIDVVTGAVKLQELSKGFHSPASTSTSNSSIASSITEKMVKPQQQTTALPIGKYNNSNNSANLARTTKFEADSTAPGPSVTVTKKSKANHQGRNPSATTVQNSKSKTKPTPSPASSTTVGSGTAPPRTPATMSSTDWELELDQANQANTLKSNKATTKAIHKAPSKSNPPTVPIPIAPKPVIAATPNSNIRKVVQPLSSSSISSTSTPAIPTDTARLPLHRPVTTSATTPTTIPPAAAIPIVAPMATPPPKTTVVPISGLMTTTSPPNERSDDTSATDSADAEEDPEVEEDDDCVAIEEEMIIDEQHFNEVIEEDPDPDETFNEDIHGERVEIVSVGYDTSRALIADLEGPDGASSPVIVQEGRTIVYGSKAGNGNVEINPSSMNFEQYIEEAGETEGDDDTVEGEVNTRPGAAMTGNSKNIMFQMMEIDEDGNKHTRTMSYEEALAEGQIMAASDQPVKSSTSGTGTTVVKGKTKSTS; encoded by the exons taTTTCTGGCCCTAACACCATTCAGGATTGGTGTCGAGAAGGTCGTCGCACTTTTCCCATACTTCCCCGGACAACTCCATATACTGCTTTAACATATATAGCCAACACTGTTTGCGAGCAAATCACAAGGGAGAATGCCAAATTACCGCATCCCTTTGAAACCTCCAAGAACAGGCTCGAAAAAGAACAGGAAGAAGAGAGGCAGAAAAAACTTGAACAACAAAAAATCCAAGAACAGAATGCATCTTCTGTAGCACCGCCGTCTCACAAAATGGAAGAGGAACCACAGTTAGACACAACGGAACCAATGAAACAAATTTCACCACCTCCTGTGCTGGTAACGCAAGATCCG TTTGTAGAGGCTGCTAACAAAAGTTACATTAATAACGATTTAAAGAGGTCGTATCCGGTTGAACCGAGTTCGACACCCAGTTTATCACATACAGTTGACGATGATACCCCGTTAAAAAAGAAACTACAATTGTATCAAGAACTTCAAAAACAGGAACCATCATTTCATCCCCCTCCTATTGTTACTTTCCATACTCAACCCTATTCTCCTATGCAACATCAACAGCAACAGCCGCTACATTTCGCACTCCCACAACATCTTTTGTCGCCTAATAAAAACCTACCGACTCCCAGCACTTTTGGGCCAGTTGCGattaacaacaacaacaacaacacttTAGCTAATAAACCGACGAAAGCCAACAATAAAAACACGGATCGGCAGCGCAAGACTTCTGGGACTTCCAagagaaatcaaaacaaaacgaaaGCACCATATCAGTCAAAACAATCGGCGAAAGCGGCCAAAAATATGGCTCAACAGCAACAGTTGCAGCAGCCAGTACCAATTCAGTCGAAGATGCCCTTGGCAGGAGGCACTGGTTCTAAAGGAAACAATGTGGGCAGTCCGCATCTAATTCACTCCTATGCGAGCCCCTTGATTCCCTACGAAATTCCCCAACTCCATGGTGGTCCGGAATTGCCACAAGAGCCGTTGCAGCTGCAGAAACATCTCACGTCGAACATCGTCTATCAAACCCAATCATCAGCTCAGCAGCAGGCGATGTATGGCGTCATACCAGGGATTCCGATCAAATCTCAACATTCAAGTAGTGGTGCGTACAACGTTCAACAACCGCAGGGTCAACCAAGCAACAATCTGCCTCCCAATGTTGTGTTCGGTCAGCAGCAGATACTTCCGTCGTCTAAGAAAGACATTCAATACAACCTCACCAAGCTCAACCCTACCAATACTATACCGATGAAGAACAACATTAACATACCCTTGAAGCCTGGAAGTCCTTCGATTATATCGGGAAAAGGGCATCCGTTGTTGAACTATCATAAGAAATCCCCTTCGAAGAATATCCTAATTCCAACATCATCGGCGGCAGCTACATTAGCAAGCTTGGGAATCCCGAAAACAATCCAAAGAAAGGATTCAATAAGTAAATCACGTGAATCGGATTGTATCATCAATCCCGCCGATATTCCCAAtcctaaaataatattttccacATCGGCTCCGACTTCCCATCACGATTCATCGAGCCACATACCTCCAGGAAACCAGATTACAATATTGGATCAGATAACGTTGCATCCACCGAACACGATAATACAAGCATCGACATCTGGTGGGGTGACCATCATCCCTCCGTCGTCTCAGCATGCCACTGTTACCCCCATAACCTCCAATCCACCAGCGTTGATCACGAACACGATGGCACTGAATATGCCGATAGCCAAGCCAGTCCCTACCCCTGTTACACCTGTCGCTAACAAGGTGGTCACGTTGAAGGGACCCAATCTGGCAGGATTCACACCGGTGAAGAGTGGCAGTAAGTTGTCCGTGCATAAACTGCAGCTCATGCCGATTGCAGCCCCCGGATCCAAAAACAACGTAATAGTTCTACCAGCCAAAGCTGGTGGCGGTGGCACATTGAATCCAGGCCAGAAGATAACCATCCCTAAGAGCGTTGTCGAAACGAATGCTTTGACGACTGGTGCCAACATATTGAGTCCTCCCAAAGTAATTGTACAGCAGCAACCGGATATAAACAACATCGTAGTCTTGGACATCGGAGCGGATCAGAAGTTGAAAACTGTCTTGCCACAAAAACCAGTTCCCGCAGGCAAATCTGTTATTACTGAAGACACTCCGGTCGATATAGTTTCCACGCCGATAGACGTAGTGACAGGGGCTGTCAAATTGCAGGAGCTCTCTAAAGGGTTCCATTCCCCAGCTTCGACTTCCACATCAAACAGTTCAATAGCATCATCAATCACGGAAAAAATGGTGAAGCCCCAACAGCAGACTACAGCATTGCCAATAGGCAAATATAATAATTCGAACAATAGTGCTAACCTAGCGAGGACGACAAAATTCGAAGCCGATAGTACGGCCCCAGGACCATCGGTCACCGTGACCAAAAAGTCAAAGGCAAACCACCAGGGACGAAACCCGAGCGCCACAACCGTACAAAATagcaaaagtaaaacaaaaccaACCCCCTCCCCAGCGAGTTCAACCACCGTTGGATCTGGCACCGCCCCTCCTCGAACACCCGCTACAATGAGCTCAACCGACTGGGAACTGGAACTCGACCAAGCGAATCAGGCCAACACCCTCAAATCGAACAAAGCCACAACAAAGGCAATTCACAAAGCtccatcaaaatctaatccccCAACAGTACCAATCCCAATCGCACCGAAACCTGTGATTGCAGCAACTCCCAACAGCAACATCCGCAAAGTGGTGCAACCCCTTTCGTCCAGTTCCATCAGTTCTACATCCACCCCCGCAATCCCGACCGATACGGCGAGGCTTCCTCTGCATCGACCGGTGACGACAAGCGCTACTACTCCGACCACGATACCACCCGCCGCCGCCATACCGATCGTCGCTCCAATGGCCACGCCGCCCCCGAAAACTACGGTGGTCCCTATTTCTGGCCTCATGACGACGACATCGCCGCCGAACGAACGAAGCGATGACACCTCGGCGACGGATTCGGCCGACGCCGAGGAAGACCCCGAGGTGGAGGAAGACGACGACTGTGTGGCCATCGAGGAGGAGATGATCATCGACGAGCAGCACTTCAACGAGGTGATCGAGGAGGACCCGGACCCGGATGAGACGTTCAACGAGGACATCCACGGCGAGCGGGTCGAGATCGTCAGCGTTGGCTACG ATACATCCCGGGCACTTATCGCCGATCTGGAAGGGCCGGATGGAGCAAGCAGTCCTGTGATCGTACAGGAAGGTCGAACCATAGTGTACGGCAGCAAGGCCGGTAATGGCAATGTGGAGATAAACCCATCGAGTATGAACTTTGAACAGTATATCGAGGAGGCCGGCGAAACGGAAGGTGATGACGATACCGTTGAGGGGGAGGTCAACACGAGGCCGGGTGCGGCAATGACAGGCAATAGCAAGAATATAATGTTCCAAATGATGGAAATCGACGAGGACGGTAACAAGCACACGCGGACGATGTCCTACGAGGAGGCACTGGCCGAGGGCCAGATAATGGCCGCCTCGGACCAACCGGTCAAAAGTAGCACATCGGGAACGGGGACGACGGTGGTCAAGGGTAAGACGAAATCCACGTCCTAG